One segment of Armatimonadota bacterium DNA contains the following:
- a CDS encoding DUF192 domain-containing protein, whose amino-acid sequence MRLLTLVVVLTVAAQTGAVPGFKRGVVTLLQGSRRVVVQVEVADTPESRARGLMFRTHLPEDHGMLFLFESPQRLAFWMKNTLIPLSIAFMDPRWRIVDIQDMDLPRPGGEIPIYVSRAEAQYALEVNQGFFARHGITVGALVRYRPLR is encoded by the coding sequence ATGCGGTTGTTGACCCTGGTGGTAGTGCTGACCGTGGCGGCGCAGACGGGAGCGGTCCCGGGGTTCAAGCGGGGCGTGGTGACCCTCCTGCAGGGATCCCGGCGCGTGGTGGTGCAGGTGGAGGTGGCAGACACCCCGGAGAGCCGCGCCCGGGGCCTCATGTTCCGCACCCACCTCCCCGAGGATCACGGCATGCTCTTTTTGTTCGAATCCCCGCAGCGCCTCGCCTTCTGGATGAAGAACACCCTGATCCCACTCTCCATCGCCTTCATGGACCCCCGGTGGCGCATCGTGGATATCCAGGATATGGACCTGCCCCGTCCGGGCGGAGAGATCCCCATCTACGTCTCCCGTGCGGAGGCTCAGTACGCCCTCGAGGTAAACCAGGGGTTCTTCGCGCGGCACGGGATCACCGTGGGGGCCCTGGTCCGCTACCGACCGCTGCGCTGA
- a CDS encoding DUF1850 domain-containing protein: protein MSWLLLFFLLALPPGQSGTPRVLLCLRESPFFELRYVHSVERTPVIETYRVQGDTLVLMGMRFRSGGWGLPSEGYVRQNGWFVVSGLRHPLTALHLRILRLNQYVLVAERRALSLFPLAGKGGMLVLSAGQAHNCARVLRIARA from the coding sequence ATGTCCTGGCTGCTCCTCTTCTTCCTCCTAGCACTCCCCCCCGGGCAGTCCGGGACGCCCCGAGTCCTCCTCTGTCTGAGGGAGTCCCCCTTCTTCGAGCTCCGGTACGTGCACTCCGTGGAGCGGACTCCCGTGATCGAGACCTACCGGGTCCAGGGCGACACCCTCGTGCTCATGGGGATGCGGTTCCGATCCGGGGGGTGGGGACTTCCCTCGGAGGGATATGTCCGGCAGAACGGGTGGTTCGTGGTCTCCGGTCTGCGCCACCCCCTGACTGCCCTCCATCTGCGGATCCTGCGGCTCAATCAATACGTCCTGGTGGCGGAACGCCGGGCGCTGTCCCTCTTTCCGCTCGCGGGCAAGGGAGGGATGCTTGTGCTCTCCGCGGGTCAAGCCCACAACTGCGCCCGCGTTCTCCGGATCGCCCGTGCCTGA
- a CDS encoding sodium-translocating pyrophosphatase gives MSEAKIVLPPFSGTELALLWAVLGSAFLALLYGAYLRARVLRADPGPEAMVSVARAIQEGAYAYLSRQFRTMAWFVALLTVGLYLLYLPLYRDKPVLAVGVAGAFLMGCLASYGAGYVGMTSAVQGNVRVANAARRSFKEALELAFQAGTISGMFTVGLGLLGAVIIFMLFREDAMRVLVGFGFGGSLVAAFMRVGGGIYTKAADVGADLVGKVEVGIPEDDPRNAAVIADNVGDNVGDCAGMAADVFESYEVTLVAAIILGAATLLDPGFRARFPDEATAQAFALKLILFPLLVRAVGVFASVVGTWVVRGSEEEVGDPMKPISRGFWTAALLATVGFGAITHVYLGDWRFFWATFMGIVLAVVIERITDYYTHTDRPPVTEIAYASKTGSATLLLTGLGLGMESSVWSIAAIGATILASFAIFGGDVALSAYGIALAGLGLLTTTGFILAEDTYGPIVDNANGIFEMSGVERGDSLAGRIVARLDQVGNTTKALTKGFAIATAVVAATALFRSYIDEARLLADPGELQRAVQAGGQGLLAALERVGIQVNLPLVFIGLLVGGAVPFLVSAFLVRAVGRSAFQVVEEVRRQFREIPGLLEGRARPEYSRCVDIVTAAAQRELLPSALVAISAPVLVGFGLGAGALGGYLAGAILTAQLLAVFMANTGGAWDNAKKKIEDGYLGGKGTEYHKAAVVGDTVGDPLKDTAGPALNPIIKVMNLVAILIAPLVIQDLPVVARGVVVAVALVVIALAVWMSKRGALVPRPGAVPVPEPGK, from the coding sequence ATGTCCGAGGCCAAGATCGTTCTCCCGCCCTTCTCGGGTACCGAGCTGGCCCTGCTGTGGGCCGTGCTGGGGTCCGCCTTTCTGGCGCTCCTGTACGGAGCCTACCTCCGGGCCCGCGTGCTGCGGGCGGATCCCGGACCGGAGGCCATGGTCTCCGTAGCCCGTGCCATCCAGGAGGGCGCGTACGCGTACCTGAGCCGGCAGTTTCGCACCATGGCGTGGTTCGTCGCGCTCCTCACGGTGGGGCTGTACCTGCTATACCTCCCCCTCTACCGGGACAAGCCCGTCCTGGCGGTGGGCGTGGCGGGTGCATTCCTCATGGGGTGCCTGGCGTCCTACGGGGCGGGCTATGTGGGGATGACCTCCGCGGTCCAGGGCAACGTACGGGTCGCGAACGCCGCCCGCCGGTCGTTCAAGGAGGCCCTGGAGCTGGCGTTCCAGGCGGGCACCATCTCCGGGATGTTCACGGTCGGTCTGGGGCTCCTGGGTGCCGTGATCATCTTCATGCTCTTCCGCGAGGACGCCATGCGGGTCCTCGTGGGGTTCGGGTTCGGCGGGTCGCTCGTGGCCGCCTTCATGCGGGTGGGGGGTGGGATCTACACGAAGGCCGCGGACGTGGGAGCGGATCTCGTGGGGAAGGTGGAAGTCGGGATCCCGGAGGACGACCCCCGCAACGCCGCCGTCATCGCGGACAACGTGGGCGACAACGTGGGCGACTGCGCGGGGATGGCCGCGGACGTCTTCGAGTCCTATGAGGTGACCCTGGTGGCCGCCATCATCCTGGGGGCCGCCACCCTGCTGGATCCCGGGTTCCGGGCTCGGTTTCCGGACGAAGCGACCGCCCAGGCCTTCGCCCTCAAGCTCATCCTCTTTCCCCTCCTGGTGCGGGCCGTGGGTGTGTTTGCCTCCGTGGTGGGTACCTGGGTGGTGCGGGGCTCGGAGGAGGAGGTGGGGGATCCCATGAAGCCCATCAGCCGGGGCTTCTGGACCGCCGCCCTTCTGGCCACCGTAGGGTTCGGGGCCATTACCCACGTGTACTTGGGGGACTGGCGGTTCTTCTGGGCCACCTTCATGGGCATCGTCCTCGCGGTGGTGATCGAGCGCATCACGGACTACTACACGCACACGGATCGGCCTCCCGTTACGGAGATCGCCTACGCCAGCAAGACCGGCTCCGCCACCCTGCTGCTCACGGGGCTGGGACTGGGGATGGAGAGTAGTGTGTGGTCCATCGCGGCCATCGGGGCCACCATCCTGGCTTCCTTCGCCATCTTCGGTGGAGATGTGGCGCTTTCCGCCTATGGGATTGCGCTGGCGGGCCTGGGGCTGTTGACCACCACGGGCTTCATCCTCGCGGAGGATACCTATGGCCCGATTGTGGACAACGCGAACGGGATCTTCGAGATGTCGGGCGTGGAGCGAGGGGATTCGCTGGCGGGCCGGATCGTGGCGCGCCTGGACCAGGTGGGCAACACCACCAAGGCTCTCACTAAGGGGTTCGCCATCGCCACCGCGGTGGTGGCGGCCACGGCCCTGTTCCGCTCCTACATCGATGAGGCGAGGCTTCTGGCGGATCCCGGGGAACTGCAGCGGGCGGTGCAGGCGGGTGGCCAGGGCCTGCTGGCGGCCCTGGAACGGGTCGGGATCCAGGTGAACCTGCCCCTGGTGTTCATCGGGCTGCTGGTGGGCGGGGCGGTACCGTTCCTAGTCTCCGCCTTCCTCGTGCGGGCCGTGGGCCGATCTGCCTTCCAGGTGGTGGAGGAGGTGCGCCGGCAGTTCCGGGAGATCCCGGGCCTGCTGGAAGGGCGGGCCCGGCCGGAGTACTCCCGGTGCGTGGACATCGTAACTGCCGCGGCCCAGCGGGAGCTCCTGCCCAGCGCTCTCGTGGCCATTTCGGCTCCCGTGCTGGTGGGGTTCGGGCTGGGTGCCGGGGCTTTGGGGGGGTATCTCGCGGGCGCCATCCTCACCGCGCAGCTCCTGGCGGTGTTCATGGCGAACACCGGGGGGGCCTGGGACAACGCGAAGAAGAAGATCGAGGACGGGTATCTGGGCGGAAAGGGTACGGAGTACCATAAGGCCGCGGTGGTGGGAGATACCGTGGGGGACCCTCTCAAGGACACCGCGGGTCCGGCCCTCAACCCCATCATCAAGGTGATGAACCTAGTGGCCATCCTCATTGCTCCCCTGGTGATCCAGGATCTTCCCGTGGTGGCCCGGGGCGTGGTGGTGGCGGTCGCGCTCGTGGTGATCGCGCTTGCGGTGTGGATGAGCAAGCGGGGTGCCCTCGTGCCGCGGCCAGGCGCGGTTCCCGTGCCGGAGCCGGGGAAGTGA
- the thiC gene encoding phosphomethylpyrimidine synthase ThiC, whose protein sequence is MATQMELARRGKITDAMAYVAEVEGVSPEEIREKVAAGVVVIPANPHHGTLTRYTGIGKDLSVKVNANLGTSYDSVDLEEELEKLRLALTAGADTIMDLSTGGDLPAIRRAVLERCPVPLGTVPIYEAEFEAARKRGSFFHMTVDDLFATVERHGREGVDFITVHCGVTRHALEHYLRTERVTGIVSRGGGLLAAWMLHNHAENPLYQEFDRLLEIAREYDMTLSLGDGLRPGCLADDLDRPQVEELVVLGELVERARRAGVQTMVEGPGHVPLNEIATNVQLEKKLCREAPFYVLGMLPVDTAAGFDHIAGAIGGAVAGMYGVDMLCYLTPAEHLALPTPQQVYEGVVAFKIAAHAADVARGNRRALERNRRMSEARYRLDWETQFQLALYPEVARGIFEARKSATRSCSMCGPFCPMNLVEHMARRVRSTEPSTVGSP, encoded by the coding sequence ATGGCGACCCAGATGGAGCTCGCCCGCCGGGGGAAGATCACAGATGCCATGGCCTACGTGGCTGAGGTGGAAGGGGTTTCGCCGGAGGAGATCCGGGAGAAGGTGGCGGCAGGGGTGGTGGTTATCCCCGCAAATCCCCACCACGGAACCCTGACCCGCTACACGGGGATCGGCAAGGACCTCTCCGTAAAGGTCAACGCCAATCTCGGGACCTCCTACGATTCCGTAGACCTCGAAGAGGAACTGGAGAAGCTGCGGCTCGCCCTTACGGCCGGAGCCGACACCATCATGGACCTATCCACGGGAGGAGACCTCCCCGCCATCCGCCGTGCCGTCCTGGAGCGCTGTCCAGTACCCCTCGGCACGGTCCCCATCTACGAGGCGGAGTTCGAGGCGGCCCGCAAGCGGGGGTCCTTCTTCCACATGACGGTGGACGACCTCTTCGCCACCGTCGAGCGCCACGGCCGGGAGGGGGTGGACTTCATCACGGTGCACTGCGGGGTAACCCGCCACGCCCTGGAGCACTACCTCCGCACGGAGCGGGTCACGGGAATCGTCTCCCGGGGCGGGGGGCTGCTGGCCGCCTGGATGCTTCACAACCACGCGGAGAACCCCCTCTACCAGGAATTCGACCGGCTCCTGGAGATCGCCCGGGAGTATGACATGACCCTGAGTCTGGGAGATGGCCTGCGCCCCGGGTGCCTCGCGGACGACCTGGACCGTCCGCAGGTGGAAGAGCTGGTGGTGCTCGGAGAGCTCGTGGAGCGGGCCCGACGGGCGGGGGTTCAGACCATGGTGGAAGGCCCTGGACACGTACCCCTCAACGAGATCGCCACCAACGTGCAGCTGGAAAAGAAGCTGTGCCGGGAAGCCCCCTTCTACGTGCTCGGCATGCTCCCCGTGGATACCGCGGCGGGCTTCGATCACATCGCGGGCGCCATCGGGGGCGCGGTGGCTGGGATGTACGGGGTGGATATGCTGTGCTACCTCACGCCCGCAGAACACCTGGCTCTGCCCACGCCCCAGCAGGTCTACGAGGGCGTGGTGGCCTTCAAGATCGCCGCGCATGCGGCGGACGTGGCACGGGGAAACCGGCGGGCTCTGGAGCGCAACCGCCGCATGTCAGAGGCCCGCTACCGGCTGGACTGGGAGACGCAATTTCAGCTGGCCCTGTATCCGGAGGTGGCCCGGGGGATCTTCGAGGCCAGGAAGTCCGCCACCCGGTCCTGCTCCATGTGCGGTCCGTTCTGCCCTATGAACCTGGTGGAGCACATGGCCCGGCGGGTCCGGTCGACCGAACCCTCCACGGTCGGGAGCCCCTAG
- a CDS encoding YceI family protein, which yields MRRGIRAGLAALLVAATLIVARAQPLPTEWFVLVPEASSITFLVRDNRGGFWGYAREMEGGAWVRQTEGFAYAAELDVRVPTRSLTTGLGLRDTQMHRSHLHTDRYPVIAFTGTTVAERVRVASEFIAEVQGTLLLHGVQGKLLFPARIIPYPDGFRGRAELIIRMSEYGIPIPRFFLFVAEDPVRVTVDLFFRTARPWSLPPGRNLLGTERTLSRAQDRESGSPPPGRTAGAGVAHSHGP from the coding sequence GTGCGGAGAGGAATTCGGGCGGGTCTGGCGGCCCTCCTGGTGGCAGCGACCCTGATCGTTGCCCGCGCCCAGCCCCTTCCCACGGAGTGGTTCGTGCTGGTCCCCGAGGCCTCCTCCATCACCTTCCTCGTGCGGGATAACCGGGGCGGGTTTTGGGGGTACGCCCGGGAGATGGAGGGCGGGGCCTGGGTGCGGCAGACGGAGGGGTTCGCCTATGCGGCGGAGCTCGACGTGCGGGTGCCGACCCGTTCCCTCACCACGGGACTCGGGCTACGGGACACGCAGATGCATCGATCACACCTGCATACGGATCGGTATCCGGTGATCGCCTTCACCGGGACGACCGTGGCGGAACGGGTGCGGGTCGCCTCGGAGTTCATCGCGGAGGTCCAAGGTACGCTCCTGTTGCACGGCGTTCAGGGCAAGCTCTTGTTTCCGGCCCGCATCATTCCGTACCCGGATGGGTTCCGCGGCCGGGCGGAGCTCATCATCCGCATGAGCGAGTACGGGATCCCCATCCCGCGGTTTTTCCTCTTCGTGGCAGAGGATCCGGTGCGGGTTACGGTGGATCTCTTCTTCCGGACCGCGCGCCCGTGGTCTCTCCCCCCAGGCCGGAACCTCCTTGGAACGGAGCGAACACTTAGTCGAGCGCAGGATAGAGAATCCGGGTCCCCTCCACCCGGGCGAACCGCGGGAGCCGGTGTGGCGCACAGCCACGGTCCGTGA
- a CDS encoding DUF488 domain-containing protein, whose amino-acid sequence MRAPAGCELPRTVHTIGHSTRPLEGFLDLLEAHRIEILVDVRRWPTSRRFPYFRREALSEALRNRGIGYVWRGDLGGYRTPQPGSPNTGWRVGAFRAYADFMLTEVFAHILRELEALAAMHRMVLMCAEASPWRCHRQLLSDAFLVRGWNVRHITDRGCAPHRLPRFARVEGTRILYPALD is encoded by the coding sequence ATGCGTGCTCCGGCTGGCTGCGAACTCCCTCGCACCGTGCACACCATCGGCCACTCCACCCGCCCCCTCGAAGGCTTCCTGGACCTCTTGGAGGCCCATCGGATCGAGATTTTGGTGGACGTGCGCCGGTGGCCCACCTCCCGCCGCTTTCCCTACTTCCGGAGGGAGGCCCTCTCGGAGGCCCTGCGGAACCGAGGCATAGGGTACGTGTGGCGCGGGGACCTGGGCGGCTACCGCACGCCACAGCCCGGAAGCCCCAACACGGGCTGGAGGGTGGGGGCCTTTCGGGCCTACGCGGACTTCATGCTCACGGAGGTGTTCGCGCACATCCTCCGGGAACTGGAGGCCCTGGCCGCGATGCACCGGATGGTCCTTATGTGCGCGGAGGCCAGCCCGTGGCGGTGTCACCGGCAGCTGCTGAGCGACGCCTTCCTGGTCCGCGGCTGGAACGTCCGCCACATCACGGACCGTGGCTGTGCGCCACACCGGCTCCCGCGGTTCGCCCGGGTGGAGGGGACCCGGATTCTCTATCCTGCGCTCGACTAA
- a CDS encoding metal ABC transporter permease, whose amino-acid sequence MPEILSYGFMQRALAAGAVVGVVAPMMGVFLVLRRLSLIADTLSHTALAGIALALLLGADPLWGALGAALLAAGGIERLRARRQIPGEAALAVFLSGGYAVAVVLLSLGRGFSPDLFVYLFGALTAVQPRDLWLLVPLGGIVAGTVGTLYKELLAITLDEEASRTQGIAVDALNLLFTLLVAVTVVAATRVVGILLTGALLVLPSLSAIQVARSFRGMLGLAVLFGLLSVLVGLTASFYLNIAPSGAVVLTALAVFAGSTLRIRG is encoded by the coding sequence ATGCCCGAGATCCTGAGCTATGGATTCATGCAGCGGGCGCTCGCCGCGGGCGCGGTGGTGGGTGTGGTGGCGCCGATGATGGGCGTGTTCCTGGTACTGCGACGACTGAGCCTCATCGCGGACACCCTTTCCCACACCGCCCTCGCGGGCATCGCCCTGGCTCTCCTCCTGGGTGCCGATCCCCTGTGGGGAGCTCTCGGGGCCGCTCTCCTGGCTGCGGGAGGGATCGAGCGGCTGCGCGCCCGGAGACAGATTCCGGGAGAAGCGGCCCTGGCGGTGTTCCTCTCCGGGGGGTACGCGGTGGCGGTGGTGCTCCTCAGCCTGGGTCGGGGGTTTAGCCCGGACCTCTTCGTGTACCTCTTCGGCGCCCTCACCGCGGTCCAGCCCCGGGATCTCTGGCTCCTGGTACCCCTCGGGGGGATCGTGGCGGGGACCGTGGGAACCCTGTACAAGGAGCTCCTGGCCATCACCCTGGATGAGGAGGCAAGTCGCACGCAGGGGATCGCGGTGGACGCCCTTAACCTCCTCTTCACCCTGCTCGTGGCCGTCACCGTGGTGGCAGCCACGCGGGTGGTGGGAATCCTCCTGACGGGTGCCCTGTTGGTCCTGCCGAGCCTCTCGGCCATACAGGTGGCCCGCAGCTTCCGGGGTATGTTGGGGCTTGCGGTGCTCTTCGGGCTTCTCTCCGTGCTGGTAGGGCTCACGGCGAGCTTCTACCTGAACATCGCGCCCAGCGGTGCCGTGGTGCTGACCGCCCTCGCGGTGTTCGCGGGGAGTACCCTCCGGATCCGCGGGTAG
- a CDS encoding metal ABC transporter ATP-binding protein, whose amino-acid sequence MVELHQVCVERDGERILEDVDLVVHRGDFLGIIGPNGAGKTTLLRVMLGLVSPSRGLVRLFGEDLRSFRSWHRIGYVPQRSVPYEARLPATVLEVVLSGRIGRVGLGRRFTRADREAAERALLTVGMERYRDRPVARLSAGQQQRVQIARALATEPELLILDEPTVGVDVEAQEQFYGLLHRLNGEGVTLVLVSHDIGVVAREVTQLACLNRRLFFHGSPQEALRSGALERLYPAGSWLVAHRH is encoded by the coding sequence GTGGTGGAACTCCACCAGGTGTGTGTGGAACGGGACGGTGAGCGAATCCTGGAGGACGTGGACCTGGTGGTGCACCGGGGTGACTTCCTGGGGATCATCGGCCCGAACGGCGCGGGCAAGACCACCCTGCTGCGGGTGATGCTGGGACTGGTATCTCCCAGCCGCGGACTCGTGCGCCTGTTCGGGGAGGATCTCCGCTCCTTCCGGAGCTGGCATCGCATCGGGTACGTGCCCCAGCGGTCCGTACCCTACGAAGCGCGCCTGCCCGCCACGGTGCTGGAGGTGGTGCTGAGCGGCCGGATAGGGCGTGTGGGGCTCGGGCGGCGGTTCACGAGGGCGGACAGGGAGGCCGCGGAGCGGGCCCTGCTGACCGTAGGGATGGAGCGGTACCGGGACCGGCCCGTGGCCCGGCTCTCCGCGGGCCAGCAGCAGCGGGTGCAGATCGCCCGGGCCCTTGCCACGGAGCCGGAACTGCTGATCCTGGACGAACCCACCGTAGGAGTGGACGTGGAGGCCCAGGAGCAGTTCTACGGGCTTCTCCACCGGCTCAACGGGGAAGGCGTCACCCTGGTGCTCGTCTCCCACGACATCGGGGTGGTGGCCCGGGAGGTCACGCAGCTCGCGTGCCTGAACCGTCGTCTCTTCTTCCACGGAAGCCCCCAGGAAGCCCTCCGCTCCGGGGCCCTGGAACGGCTGTACCCGGCGGGAAGCTGGCTCGTGGCGCACCGGCATTAG
- a CDS encoding zinc ABC transporter substrate-binding protein: MRGIALVLLLLLGVPGAPGSPPGVLVVASFYPLFEFTRRVGGDRVEVRQLVPPGAEVHHYEPTPRDVLTLRRASLLLYNGAGLEPWVEKLRHELSGHTLLVNTTEGLPLLRTGAGQADPHVWLDPVLALRQVERIRAALSRVDPGGVWVYHRNAQALQAELTALHRRFQERLRRCRTRVFITAHAAFGYLARRYGLQMISIAGLSPEVEPSSAKLREVVRLARLHRVQVIYFESPTNARVAEAIAREVGVRTAVLHSLESLRPEDLARGHTYFTVMEENLRNLAHGLGCR, translated from the coding sequence ATGCGAGGCATAGCGTTGGTCCTGCTGCTCCTCCTCGGCGTGCCCGGGGCACCGGGGAGCCCACCGGGGGTTCTGGTGGTGGCCTCCTTTTATCCCCTCTTCGAGTTCACCCGCCGGGTTGGAGGAGATCGGGTAGAGGTACGGCAGCTGGTGCCTCCGGGAGCGGAGGTGCACCACTACGAGCCGACTCCCCGGGATGTGCTCACCCTCCGCCGGGCCAGCCTGCTCCTCTACAATGGGGCGGGACTGGAGCCGTGGGTGGAAAAGCTCCGCCACGAGCTCTCCGGACACACCCTCCTCGTGAACACCACGGAAGGGCTGCCCTTGCTTCGCACCGGTGCTGGGCAGGCGGATCCACACGTATGGTTGGATCCCGTGCTGGCGCTGCGCCAGGTGGAGCGCATCCGGGCAGCCCTTTCCCGGGTGGATCCCGGAGGGGTGTGGGTTTACCACCGGAACGCCCAGGCCCTGCAGGCGGAACTCACCGCCCTCCACAGGAGGTTTCAGGAGCGCCTGAGACGGTGCCGCACCCGGGTCTTCATCACCGCGCACGCGGCCTTCGGATACCTCGCGCGGCGGTACGGGCTCCAGATGATCTCCATCGCAGGACTCTCCCCGGAGGTGGAACCCTCGAGCGCGAAACTCCGGGAGGTGGTGCGTCTTGCCCGTCTGCACCGCGTGCAGGTGATCTACTTCGAATCACCCACGAACGCCCGGGTGGCGGAAGCCATCGCCCGCGAGGTGGGTGTGCGCACCGCGGTACTGCATTCCCTGGAGAGCCTGCGGCCGGAAGACCTGGCCCGGGGACATACGTACTTCACCGTGATGGAGGAGAACCTCCGGAACCTCGCCCATGGACTGGGATGCCGCTAG
- a CDS encoding transcriptional repressor — MKLKFDFKLPTMRNRPSHRLTPQRRAVLRALEELGCAQDVDAIHARARQFLPRIGRVTVYRALDLLQAQGLVEVLYLGDGRTRYELARPHHHHLICLRCGRLEPFEGCNVTTLARAARTRGFRVTGHRLELVGYCARCQVHKEPPCEA, encoded by the coding sequence TTGAAACTGAAATTCGATTTCAAATTGCCCACCATGCGGAACCGGCCTTCCCACCGCCTGACTCCCCAGCGCCGGGCCGTCCTGCGGGCCCTGGAGGAGCTAGGCTGCGCCCAGGACGTGGACGCCATTCACGCCCGCGCCCGCCAGTTCCTGCCCCGGATCGGCCGGGTCACCGTGTATCGAGCCCTGGACCTGCTTCAGGCCCAGGGACTCGTAGAGGTCCTGTACCTGGGAGACGGCCGAACCCGGTACGAGCTCGCCCGCCCGCACCACCATCACCTCATCTGCCTGCGGTGTGGGCGGCTGGAGCCCTTTGAGGGGTGCAACGTGACCACGCTGGCGCGGGCCGCCCGGACCCGCGGGTTTCGGGTTACCGGGCACCGGCTGGAGCTCGTGGGCTACTGTGCGCGATGCCAGGTCCACAAAGAGCCCCCATGCGAGGCATAG
- a CDS encoding MogA/MoaB family molybdenum cofactor biosynthesis protein has translation MASPSAQQHRGTAPTSVGCAVLTISDTRTPETDTGGNLLVELLTARGHRVVRRGIVRDEPEAIRDWVEQAVQDPQVEAILTTGGTGIAPRDVTYEVVEALLEKRLDGFGELFRMLSYQEVGAAAMLSRAIGGVYRGKVILSMPGSPHGVRLAMEKLVLPELGHLVREARRSPSPR, from the coding sequence ATGGCGTCCCCCAGTGCACAGCAGCATCGGGGGACCGCGCCCACGAGCGTGGGGTGTGCGGTCCTCACCATCAGCGACACCCGAACTCCGGAGACGGACACGGGCGGCAACCTCCTCGTGGAGCTGCTGACCGCCCGCGGGCACCGGGTGGTGCGGAGAGGGATCGTCCGCGACGAGCCGGAGGCCATCCGCGACTGGGTGGAGCAAGCGGTCCAGGATCCTCAGGTGGAGGCCATTCTCACCACGGGCGGGACCGGGATCGCCCCGCGTGACGTGACGTACGAGGTGGTGGAAGCGCTCCTCGAGAAGCGCCTGGATGGATTCGGGGAGCTGTTCCGCATGCTCTCCTACCAGGAGGTGGGGGCCGCCGCCATGCTGAGCCGGGCCATCGGGGGGGTCTACCGGGGAAAGGTGATCCTGAGCATGCCCGGCTCCCCGCACGGGGTACGGCTGGCCATGGAGAAGCTCGTCCTGCCGGAGCTGGGGCACTTGGTGCGGGAGGCCCGTCGGTCCCCGAGCCCCCGCTGA